The following are encoded in a window of Solidesulfovibrio magneticus RS-1 genomic DNA:
- a CDS encoding TOBE domain-containing protein, with product MTTAEETIFDLVNRLDVPTLRRLCDHAGATLARKDLDAPTRHTPRGTAACQAALFSVPSGIRYLDADELDRLTKAFVVWRDAARTPSIRRARERMRLVYAMLRLSGAKLGEVLAVNERTDIDRTKCTVRFPANHEGEAARKVVMPRDFLDDVERFASAPINRALRGELFRLDPGFVRRKLYEQAKRAGLPPGRVSPTALRHSRAVELLRSGVPLPVVQMMLGHSSVVLTSIYCSFSDADCQRIVSRCVAKETRMKTSARNTFFGAVSSVRKSPLFTEISMTTTTNQEIVAVITNESFDRLGLSEAEPVTALVKAPWVLLAKDENKAKTSARNCFSGKVTGIRGDGVAVEIMGELLDGTPMCALITAESVESLDLKEGDTVWFSFKAFSVIINIP from the coding sequence ATGACCACCGCTGAAGAAACCATATTCGATCTCGTCAATCGTCTGGACGTCCCCACACTGCGGCGTCTGTGCGATCATGCCGGCGCGACCCTGGCCCGCAAGGATCTCGACGCCCCGACCCGGCATACGCCGCGCGGGACCGCCGCCTGCCAGGCCGCCTTGTTCAGCGTGCCGTCCGGCATCCGCTATCTCGACGCCGACGAACTCGACCGGCTGACCAAGGCCTTCGTCGTCTGGCGCGACGCCGCCCGCACGCCGTCGATCCGCCGGGCCAGGGAGCGCATGCGCCTTGTCTACGCCATGCTGCGCTTAAGCGGGGCCAAGCTCGGCGAGGTGCTGGCGGTCAACGAACGCACGGACATCGACCGCACCAAGTGCACGGTGCGCTTTCCGGCCAACCACGAAGGCGAGGCCGCCCGCAAGGTCGTCATGCCGCGCGACTTCCTGGACGATGTGGAGCGTTTCGCGTCGGCCCCCATCAACCGGGCCCTGCGGGGGGAACTGTTCCGCCTCGACCCCGGTTTCGTGCGCCGCAAGCTCTACGAGCAGGCCAAGCGGGCCGGACTGCCGCCGGGACGGGTGAGCCCCACGGCCTTGCGCCACTCCCGGGCCGTGGAGCTGCTGCGCAGCGGCGTCCCCCTGCCCGTGGTGCAGATGATGCTCGGCCATTCCAGCGTGGTCTTGACCTCCATCTACTGTTCGTTTTCCGACGCCGACTGCCAACGCATCGTCAGCCGATGCGTCGCCAAGGAGACCCGCATGAAGACCAGCGCCCGCAACACGTTTTTCGGAGCCGTTTCGAGCGTGCGTAAAAGCCCGCTTTTCACGGAAATTTCCATGACCACCACCACCAATCAGGAGATCGTGGCGGTCATCACCAACGAGAGCTTCGACCGTCTGGGCCTGTCCGAGGCCGAGCCGGTCACCGCCCTGGTCAAGGCCCCGTGGGTGCTTCTGGCCAAGGACGAAAACAAGGCCAAGACCAGCGCCCGCAACTGTTTTTCCGGCAAGGTCACGGGCATCCGGGGCGACGGCGTGGCTGTGGAGATCATGGGCGAACTCCTCGACGGCACGCCCATGTGCGCGCTTATCACCGCCGAATCCGTGGAGAGCCTGGACCTCAAGGAAGGCGACACGGTGTGGTTTTCCTTCAAGGCCTTCAGCGTCATCATCAACATCCCGTAG
- a CDS encoding MBL fold metallo-hydrolase, producing the protein MYIKTFSMQPYAVNSHLAWIDSGEAVVVDCGGEPERMLDEIATRKLRLGAVLLTHLHQDHILGVARLIEATGASALAPAADAALAGQPGYGLKMPMPDVPLFAFKPVPLGRTAFLGEPCLVLPVPGHTPGHVVYFFPKSLAAFTGDTLFRGSVGRTDTAYGDADLLLRSIRERLLVLPEAVEFFPGHGPSTTVAREKAENPFFALKAP; encoded by the coding sequence ATGTACATCAAGACGTTTTCCATGCAGCCCTACGCGGTCAACAGCCACCTCGCCTGGATCGACTCCGGCGAGGCCGTGGTGGTGGACTGCGGCGGCGAACCCGAGCGGATGCTCGACGAGATCGCGACCCGAAAGCTGCGCCTTGGCGCGGTGCTTCTTACCCATCTCCACCAGGACCACATCCTGGGCGTGGCCCGGCTCATCGAAGCGACGGGCGCGTCCGCCCTGGCCCCGGCAGCCGACGCCGCCCTGGCCGGCCAGCCCGGCTACGGCCTCAAAATGCCCATGCCGGACGTGCCGCTTTTTGCTTTCAAGCCCGTGCCCCTGGGCCGGACGGCGTTTCTGGGCGAACCCTGTCTGGTGCTGCCCGTGCCCGGACACACGCCGGGCCATGTGGTCTATTTTTTCCCCAAGTCATTGGCGGCCTTTACCGGCGACACGCTCTTTCGGGGGAGCGTGGGGCGCACGGACACCGCCTACGGCGACGCCGACCTGCTGTTGCGGTCCATCCGCGAGCGGCTGCTCGTCCTGCCCGAGGCCGTGGAATTTTTCCCCGGGCATGGTCCCTCCACGACGGTGGCCCGGGAAAAGGCCGAAAACCCCTTTTTCGCGCTAAAAGCGCCCTGA
- a CDS encoding metallophosphoesterase: MAAIGGSDTFLLFSDVHFNPFADPSLVPALAAADVSQWKTILASSSQTGYPAYGSDSNYVLFESTLDDMAGRAGDVDLILYPGDILGHNFGANYVALTGDSSQAGYESFVLKTVQFFVQEVDSRFPDATVLVADGNCDTDAVPNGIGARPGDAYLASTAPVIAQAFFNNDADRAAFTAGYSQAGYYVLEPDGPTGLKYLVLNSNLWISEYDDPTAGAMEMAWFASELADSARDFQKVWVLGHIPPGTAASGVVSSYAQTGQIAYQGNMEDTFNNAFVSLELAYSSTIAATFAGHTHSDDFRLLTAMDGSDASELVRIAPGISLFLGGNPGYQIYSYDAQTFALQDETTYVLDVGASKPAWSLEYDYAASYGVGLATPQEWQAAYLAVLANPASQTTYLSALNQGADNQTAVTAAVAPIYLMTPGLTTPASFNAVGAVLAG, from the coding sequence ATGGCAGCCATCGGTGGTTCGGACACGTTTCTCCTTTTTTCCGACGTCCACTTCAATCCCTTTGCCGATCCGTCCCTGGTTCCGGCCTTGGCCGCCGCCGACGTGTCCCAATGGAAGACCATCCTGGCCTCTTCGAGCCAGACTGGCTACCCGGCCTACGGCAGCGACAGCAACTACGTCCTTTTCGAATCCACCCTGGACGACATGGCTGGCCGGGCCGGCGACGTGGACCTCATCCTCTATCCCGGCGACATCCTGGGCCATAATTTCGGCGCGAATTACGTTGCCTTGACGGGCGATTCGAGCCAGGCCGGTTATGAATCCTTTGTCCTTAAGACCGTACAGTTTTTCGTTCAGGAAGTGGACAGCCGCTTCCCCGACGCCACGGTGCTCGTGGCCGACGGCAACTGCGACACCGACGCCGTGCCAAACGGCATCGGCGCGCGGCCCGGCGACGCCTATCTCGCCAGCACCGCCCCGGTCATCGCCCAGGCGTTTTTCAACAACGACGCGGACCGGGCGGCCTTTACCGCCGGTTATTCCCAGGCCGGGTACTACGTGCTGGAACCCGACGGCCCCACGGGGCTGAAATACCTCGTGCTCAACAGCAACCTGTGGATCAGCGAGTACGACGACCCCACGGCCGGGGCCATGGAAATGGCCTGGTTCGCCTCGGAGCTGGCCGATTCGGCCCGGGATTTCCAGAAAGTCTGGGTGCTGGGGCACATCCCGCCTGGAACCGCTGCCTCCGGCGTGGTTTCGAGCTATGCCCAGACCGGGCAGATAGCCTATCAGGGCAACATGGAGGACACATTCAACAACGCCTTCGTGTCCCTGGAGCTGGCCTATTCCTCCACCATCGCGGCCACGTTTGCCGGCCACACCCACTCCGACGACTTCCGGCTGCTGACCGCCATGGACGGTTCGGACGCCTCGGAACTGGTGCGCATCGCTCCGGGCATTTCGCTTTTTCTTGGCGGCAACCCCGGCTATCAAATCTACAGCTATGACGCCCAGACCTTTGCCCTGCAAGACGAGACGACCTACGTCCTGGACGTCGGCGCGAGCAAACCGGCCTGGAGCCTGGAGTATGATTACGCCGCGAGCTACGGCGTCGGCCTGGCCACGCCACAGGAGTGGCAGGCGGCCTATCTCGCCGTGCTGGCCAATCCGGCCAGCCAGACGACCTATCTGTCGGCGCTCAACCAGGGGGCCGACAATCAGACCGCCGTCACCGCCGCCGTCGCGCCGATCTATTTGATGACGCCGGGGCTGACGACGCCGGCCAGCTTCAACGCCGTGGGCGCTGTCCTGGCCGGATAA
- a CDS encoding acyl carrier protein, which produces MSVSLDVLRELLVEAGVAADVAEAIRPDAPLLRQGVDSLNFSAFCLAVEHRIGLSLNERDALTLRTLNDFVGYLGAARNDTPPADPVGRIVRNWREVEAGRSFAVGPLRPGDGQGVAQLFYAIYGDRYPVEDYYIPERIESLNAQGHLLTVVARLETGAVAGQGAYYQSSPPNKALFEFGQVMVDPAYRNTTMAARIVREMERLSRLMPQAEGFFGEAVCTHLVTQKLVDRHGYAECGLEAALMPSGAYEKEGAGSLRVSCLLAARVDRDRPMKMHLPECYRRELAYILEGFSLNRDISFDGRQEPTIRESSLERRLFDFAQVERVQAVGIGADFPERAAVLDREAAQRGLAVLQVFVNVGDPGAALAVEALRERGFFLGGLIPLWFGTDGLLMQKVYVAPEFEAINLYSSRAKTLLEFIRDDYDRIGK; this is translated from the coding sequence ATGTCTGTTTCCCTTGACGTCTTGCGCGAGTTGCTTGTTGAAGCCGGTGTTGCCGCCGACGTTGCCGAGGCCATCCGACCGGATGCTCCACTGCTGCGCCAGGGCGTGGATTCTCTCAATTTTTCGGCTTTTTGCCTGGCCGTGGAGCACCGAATCGGGCTGTCCCTGAACGAACGCGACGCCCTGACCCTGCGGACTCTTAACGATTTCGTGGGGTATCTGGGCGCGGCCCGAAACGATACGCCGCCGGCCGATCCTGTCGGACGGATCGTGCGAAACTGGCGGGAGGTTGAGGCCGGCCGCTCCTTTGCGGTGGGGCCGTTGCGTCCTGGCGACGGGCAAGGCGTCGCCCAGCTATTTTACGCCATTTACGGCGATCGCTACCCGGTGGAAGATTATTACATTCCCGAGCGCATCGAATCCTTGAACGCCCAGGGCCATCTGCTGACCGTGGTGGCCCGGCTGGAGACGGGAGCCGTGGCCGGCCAGGGGGCCTATTACCAAAGCTCCCCGCCCAACAAGGCCCTGTTCGAGTTCGGGCAGGTGATGGTCGATCCGGCCTATCGAAACACGACCATGGCCGCCAGGATCGTCCGGGAAATGGAACGCCTGTCGCGACTCATGCCCCAGGCGGAGGGCTTTTTCGGGGAGGCGGTGTGCACCCATTTGGTCACCCAGAAGCTCGTGGACAGACACGGTTACGCGGAGTGCGGCCTGGAAGCGGCCCTCATGCCCTCCGGCGCCTACGAGAAGGAGGGCGCGGGTTCCCTGCGAGTGAGCTGTCTCCTGGCTGCACGCGTCGATCGCGACCGGCCCATGAAAATGCATCTGCCCGAATGTTATCGGCGGGAATTGGCCTACATTCTGGAGGGGTTTTCCCTGAACCGCGACATCTCGTTCGACGGACGGCAGGAGCCGACCATCCGGGAATCTTCGTTGGAACGACGCCTTTTCGACTTTGCCCAGGTCGAGCGAGTGCAGGCCGTCGGCATCGGGGCTGATTTTCCCGAACGGGCGGCCGTCTTGGATCGTGAGGCGGCGCAGCGGGGGCTGGCCGTGCTCCAGGTGTTCGTCAATGTCGGCGATCCGGGAGCGGCATTGGCTGTGGAGGCTTTGCGCGAGCGCGGTTTTTTCCTGGGCGGCCTCATTCCGCTCTGGTTCGGCACCGACGGGCTGCTCATGCAAAAGGTGTATGTCGCGCCAGAATTCGAGGCCATCAACTTGTATTCGTCCAGGGCCAAGACGCTTTTGGAATTCATTCGCGACGACTACGACCGTATTGGCAAATAG
- a CDS encoding carboxypeptidase M32 produces the protein MTARQAYDALLAHSRASADIIAALSLLGWDQQVMLPAQAHAGRANQIGALTAILHRRACDPAMGQWLADCEGSELTADPATPEAANIRELRRDYDQAVKIPEALAVALAQAASTGQRAWELARKDNDFQAFAPHLQTLLDLSREKAQALGYQTEAYDALLDLYEPGEKAAAIAPVLAELRDAAVDILGRIKDAPAPADLPDGPYDTAAQETLLRQVTALIGLSPTASRLDVSAHPFSTLIGPGDARITTRFDPADFTKAFFGAVHETGHALYSLGHVGNGHYGTPMGEPASFAVHESQSRLWENQVARSLPFWRHVTPMAAACFPQLAGTSPEAMVKAVGAVRPGLIRVDADETTYNLHIILRFELELALVRGDLAVADLPGAWNEKSQAILGLTPPTDALGCLQDVHWSTGAFGYFPTYSLGNIYAACLFEAAGRAIPDLPERMAAGDFAPLLQWLHTNIHAKGRQLPPRALIAAATGQQPTAAPLVRHLRAKASAIYGV, from the coding sequence ATGACCGCCCGCCAAGCTTATGACGCCCTTTTGGCCCACAGCCGGGCCTCGGCCGACATCATCGCCGCCCTAAGCCTGCTGGGTTGGGACCAGCAGGTCATGCTGCCGGCCCAGGCCCATGCCGGCCGGGCCAACCAGATCGGGGCGCTGACCGCCATCCTCCACCGTCGGGCCTGCGATCCGGCCATGGGCCAGTGGCTGGCCGACTGCGAAGGCTCGGAACTGACCGCCGACCCGGCCACGCCCGAGGCGGCCAACATCCGGGAGCTGCGCCGCGACTACGACCAGGCCGTGAAAATCCCCGAAGCCCTGGCCGTGGCCCTGGCCCAGGCCGCCAGCACCGGTCAGCGGGCCTGGGAACTGGCGCGCAAGGACAACGATTTCCAGGCCTTCGCCCCCCATCTCCAAACGCTCCTCGACCTGTCCCGGGAAAAGGCCCAGGCCCTGGGCTACCAGACCGAAGCCTACGACGCCCTGCTCGACCTGTACGAGCCCGGCGAAAAAGCCGCCGCCATCGCCCCGGTCCTGGCCGAACTGCGTGACGCCGCCGTCGACATCCTTGGCCGCATCAAGGACGCCCCGGCCCCGGCCGATCTGCCGGACGGCCCCTACGACACGGCCGCCCAGGAAACGCTCTTGCGCCAGGTGACCGCGCTTATCGGACTGTCGCCCACCGCCTCGCGCCTGGACGTCTCGGCCCACCCCTTCTCGACGCTGATCGGCCCTGGCGACGCCCGCATCACCACCCGCTTCGACCCAGCCGACTTCACCAAGGCCTTTTTCGGAGCCGTCCACGAGACCGGCCACGCCCTCTATAGCCTTGGCCACGTGGGCAACGGCCACTACGGCACGCCCATGGGCGAACCGGCTTCCTTCGCCGTCCACGAATCCCAGTCCCGGCTCTGGGAAAACCAGGTGGCCCGCAGCCTGCCCTTCTGGCGACACGTCACCCCCATGGCCGCCGCCTGCTTCCCGCAACTGGCGGGCACCTCCCCCGAAGCCATGGTCAAAGCCGTGGGCGCGGTGCGGCCCGGGCTCATCCGGGTGGACGCCGACGAGACCACCTACAATCTCCACATCATCCTGCGCTTCGAACTCGAACTGGCGCTTGTGCGCGGCGACCTCGCCGTGGCCGACCTGCCCGGGGCCTGGAACGAAAAATCCCAGGCCATCCTGGGCCTCACCCCGCCCACCGACGCCCTGGGCTGCCTCCAGGACGTCCACTGGTCAACCGGCGCGTTCGGCTATTTCCCCACCTACAGCCTGGGCAACATCTACGCCGCCTGCCTGTTCGAAGCCGCCGGCCGGGCCATCCCGGACCTGCCCGAACGCATGGCCGCCGGCGATTTCGCCCCCCTGCTCCAGTGGCTGCACACCAACATCCACGCCAAGGGCCGCCAACTGCCCCCTCGGGCGCTCATCGCCGCCGCCACCGGCCAGCAGCCCACCGCCGCCCCCCTGGTGCGCCACCTGCGCGCCAAGGCCTCGGCGATTTATGGGGTTTAG
- a CDS encoding alpha/beta fold hydrolase: protein MATFVCIHGAFQGGWVWREVAKALAALGHEALAPTLSGCGHLAHAQGPGLGLATYVLDVEQFFELEDLEEAILVGHSYSGIVCAGALAGIAPRLAGLIYVDALLPKAGDSFTGMAGEPFRAMLDARVRDGWQVLPWDAPLFGVAGDARESWFLSRLFPFPLAGFTDPTPGEAPAWPAKRHYVRCVANPNPMLAANAARAEAAGFAMQAMDAGHCPQITAPVELARVLAAIAETIVAA, encoded by the coding sequence ATGGCGACGTTTGTCTGCATCCACGGAGCATTTCAGGGCGGTTGGGTCTGGCGGGAGGTCGCCAAGGCCCTGGCCGCCCTGGGTCATGAGGCCTTGGCCCCGACATTGTCGGGCTGCGGCCATCTGGCCCACGCCCAGGGGCCGGGGCTGGGCTTGGCTACCTATGTCCTCGACGTCGAACAGTTTTTCGAGCTTGAGGATCTTGAGGAGGCCATCCTCGTCGGCCACAGCTACTCCGGGATCGTCTGCGCCGGGGCCTTGGCGGGGATCGCCCCGCGTCTGGCCGGGCTGATCTACGTCGATGCCCTGTTGCCCAAGGCCGGCGACAGTTTTACCGGCATGGCCGGCGAGCCGTTTCGGGCCATGCTGGACGCCCGGGTGCGTGACGGCTGGCAGGTGCTGCCCTGGGACGCGCCCCTGTTCGGCGTGGCCGGCGATGCCCGGGAGTCCTGGTTCCTGTCGCGGCTGTTTCCATTCCCCCTGGCCGGGTTCACCGACCCCACGCCGGGCGAAGCGCCGGCCTGGCCGGCCAAGCGCCACTATGTGCGCTGCGTCGCCAACCCCAATCCCATGCTGGCCGCCAACGCGGCCCGGGCCGAAGCGGCCGGGTTCGCCATGCAGGCCATGGACGCCGGCCACTGCCCCCAGATCACGGCTCCGGTGGAGCTGGCCCGGGTGCTGGCCGCCATCGCCGAGACCATTGTCGCGGCCTGA
- a CDS encoding benzoate-CoA ligase family protein translates to MRDGENAARAILDAGLAFGAERPAYLWGDAVLPYGALDARARRFAAFLAARAIAPGERVLLVLPDTPAFAVAFLGAMLAGACPVPLNTNLTTEDYAFLRDDAGARLVVTVAGHTALGAVTQDVQGVCCNDLGPPEIKNFSSELAAHPANDALPGFMLYSSGSTGRPKGVPHHQRDLLIPSATWGHLLGLSGRDIVFSSSKCFFAYGLLANLALPLAVGASVVLFPGKPGPGEVFDILAGRSPTAFFGVPTLYNLMIRTFEPGLRQHVPAICFSAGEALPGVLHEIWLELTGREILDGIGSTEAFNVFIANSKGASRAGFAGRPVPGFETRLVDDGGAEVAPGTEGNLLIRGPGLCRGYWNRPDKTRETMLEDGWMRTGDVFVEKDGWFAHLGRSDDMLKSGGQWVSPVAVEEALLRHPAVAECAVAARRVNGLDVVCAYVTPVPDAGPEKALGAAWREFLRACLPEHMCPALFVCVPQLPKTATGKVQRFKLRQL, encoded by the coding sequence ATGCGCGACGGAGAAAACGCCGCCCGGGCCATCTTGGACGCCGGCCTGGCTTTCGGGGCCGAGCGGCCGGCCTATCTGTGGGGCGACGCCGTATTGCCCTACGGCGCGTTGGACGCTCGAGCCCGGCGATTCGCCGCCTTCCTCGCCGCACGGGCCATAGCCCCGGGCGAGCGCGTGCTGCTGGTTTTGCCGGATACGCCCGCCTTTGCCGTGGCCTTTCTCGGGGCCATGCTCGCGGGAGCCTGTCCCGTGCCCCTCAACACGAATTTGACGACTGAAGACTATGCCTTTTTGCGCGACGACGCCGGAGCCCGGCTCGTCGTGACCGTCGCCGGCCATACCGCTCTTGGCGCGGTCACGCAGGATGTCCAGGGCGTGTGCTGTAACGATCTGGGGCCGCCGGAAATCAAGAATTTTTCCTCAGAGTTGGCTGCACATCCCGCTAATGATGCCCTGCCGGGTTTCATGCTCTACAGTTCGGGGTCCACCGGCCGTCCCAAGGGCGTGCCCCACCACCAACGGGATCTGCTGATTCCGTCCGCCACCTGGGGGCACCTGCTCGGGCTGTCCGGCCGGGACATCGTCTTTTCCTCCAGCAAATGCTTTTTCGCCTACGGGCTGCTGGCGAACTTGGCGCTCCCCCTGGCCGTGGGGGCCTCGGTCGTGCTTTTCCCGGGCAAACCCGGCCCCGGAGAGGTGTTTGACATCCTGGCCGGTCGCAGCCCCACGGCGTTTTTCGGCGTGCCCACGCTCTACAATTTGATGATCCGGACTTTCGAGCCCGGCTTGCGCCAGCACGTGCCGGCGATCTGTTTCAGCGCGGGCGAAGCCCTGCCCGGTGTGCTGCACGAGATCTGGCTGGAGTTGACCGGCCGGGAGATCCTCGACGGCATAGGCTCCACCGAGGCCTTCAACGTGTTTATCGCCAACAGCAAAGGCGCGTCCCGGGCCGGTTTCGCCGGCCGGCCTGTTCCGGGCTTCGAGACTCGGCTCGTGGACGACGGCGGGGCCGAGGTTGCGCCCGGGACCGAGGGCAATCTGCTCATTCGCGGTCCGGGGCTGTGCCGGGGCTACTGGAACCGCCCGGACAAGACCCGTGAAACCATGTTGGAAGACGGCTGGATGCGCACGGGTGATGTGTTCGTCGAAAAGGACGGCTGGTTCGCCCATCTGGGCAGAAGCGACGACATGCTGAAATCCGGTGGGCAATGGGTGTCTCCGGTCGCGGTGGAGGAAGCGCTTTTGCGCCACCCGGCCGTGGCCGAATGCGCCGTGGCGGCCCGGCGCGTCAACGGTCTGGACGTCGTGTGCGCCTATGTGACGCCTGTGCCGGACGCCGGGCCGGAAAAGGCGCTTGGGGCCGCCTGGCGCGAGTTCTTGCGCGCCTGCCTGCCCGAGCACATGTGCCCGGCGCTTTTTGTGTGCGTCCCGCAGCTGCCCAAGACGGCGACAGGCAAAGTGCAGCGCTTCAAACTGCGCCAACTATAA
- the modA gene encoding molybdate ABC transporter substrate-binding protein: MKRLFAALLLILAASLPASAGSITVFAAASLTNALADCKTGFEAAHPGDTLAMEFAASGTLLERLGTGVPYDVFVSADPETMTLAVDRRRVDGATLRVVALNDLVLAVPAGNPAKVDNLDSLSRGGVRRIGVGNPESVPAGRYAKRALQQKALWFALTSKLVYYPSVRHVLAALAKDEIDAGFVYATDAASAGKAVAVAAPVPLPSPVTYVAAVAAKTAEPKLAAAFISYLASPQGVATLGRYGFAPPPQQ, translated from the coding sequence ATGAAACGCCTGTTCGCCGCGCTCCTCCTCATCCTGGCCGCCAGTCTCCCTGCCTCGGCCGGTTCCATCACCGTTTTCGCCGCCGCCAGCCTTACCAACGCCCTGGCCGACTGCAAAACCGGCTTCGAGGCCGCCCATCCCGGCGACACCCTCGCCATGGAATTCGCCGCCTCGGGAACGCTGCTTGAACGCCTGGGCACGGGCGTGCCCTACGACGTATTCGTCAGCGCCGACCCCGAAACCATGACCCTGGCCGTGGACCGCCGCCGGGTCGATGGCGCGACGCTGCGGGTGGTGGCCCTAAACGACCTGGTGCTGGCCGTGCCGGCCGGCAATCCGGCCAAGGTGGACAATCTCGACAGCCTGTCTCGCGGCGGCGTGCGCCGCATCGGCGTCGGCAACCCCGAATCCGTGCCGGCCGGACGCTACGCCAAGCGGGCCTTGCAGCAAAAGGCCCTGTGGTTCGCCCTGACCTCCAAGCTGGTCTACTACCCCTCGGTGCGCCATGTCCTGGCCGCCCTGGCCAAGGACGAAATCGACGCCGGCTTTGTCTACGCCACCGACGCCGCCTCGGCTGGCAAGGCCGTGGCCGTGGCCGCGCCGGTTCCCCTGCCCTCGCCCGTCACCTACGTGGCCGCCGTGGCCGCCAAGACGGCCGAGCCCAAGCTGGCCGCCGCCTTCATCAGCTACCTCGCCTCGCCCCAAGGCGTGGCGACGCTCGGACGTTACGGCTTCGCGCCGCCGCCCCAACAATAA
- a CDS encoding TrpB-like pyridoxal phosphate-dependent enzyme, which produces MEMKINLPEAEMPTQWYNALPDLPTPLAPPLDPQTKEPVTPEQLEVIFPKAVIEQEMSPQRWLPIPQPVLDVYRLYRPTPLVRAKRLEEALGVKCKIYYKNESVSPAGSHKPNTAIPQAYYNKAEGVRRLATETGAGQWGTALSFACSMLDMECTVYMVKVSYDQKPYRRILINAYGGEVFASPSPRTQTGRAMLESDPDCTGSLGLAISEAVEDAATHADTKYALGSVLNHVLHHQTIIGLEVEKQLAMVGDKPDYLVGCVGGGSNFAGLVLPFLPRKLAGEAIEFIAVEPQACPTLTKGQFRYDYGDVAKLTPLLKMHTLGHAFMPAPIHAGGLRYHGDAPIVCNLAAEGLVNAQAYYQTECFEAAKLFLRTEGFLPAPETSHAIKGAIETAKKAKPGESVVFLYSGHGLLDLASYDAFLQGKLSDFAYPEEHIAEALKACPTVG; this is translated from the coding sequence ATGGAGATGAAGATCAATCTGCCTGAGGCGGAGATGCCGACGCAGTGGTATAACGCCCTGCCCGATCTGCCCACGCCCCTGGCGCCGCCCCTTGATCCTCAGACCAAGGAGCCCGTGACCCCCGAACAGCTGGAAGTCATCTTCCCCAAGGCCGTCATCGAACAGGAAATGTCGCCGCAGCGTTGGCTGCCCATTCCCCAGCCGGTGCTTGACGTCTACCGCCTCTACCGGCCCACCCCCCTTGTGCGCGCCAAGCGTCTGGAAGAAGCTCTCGGGGTCAAGTGCAAGATCTATTATAAAAACGAATCCGTTTCGCCGGCCGGCTCCCACAAGCCCAACACCGCCATCCCCCAGGCCTATTACAACAAGGCCGAAGGCGTGCGCCGGCTGGCCACCGAAACCGGGGCCGGCCAGTGGGGCACGGCCCTGTCTTTCGCCTGTTCCATGCTGGACATGGAATGCACGGTCTATATGGTGAAGGTGAGCTACGACCAGAAACCGTATCGGCGCATCCTCATCAACGCCTACGGCGGCGAAGTCTTTGCCTCGCCCTCCCCGCGCACCCAGACCGGCCGGGCCATGCTCGAAAGCGACCCCGATTGCACCGGTTCGCTGGGGCTGGCCATCTCCGAAGCCGTGGAAGACGCCGCCACCCACGCCGACACCAAGTACGCCCTGGGCAGCGTGCTCAACCACGTGCTGCACCATCAGACCATCATCGGTCTTGAAGTCGAGAAGCAACTGGCCATGGTCGGCGACAAGCCGGATTACCTGGTCGGCTGCGTGGGCGGCGGCAGCAACTTCGCCGGCCTGGTCCTGCCGTTTTTGCCGCGAAAGCTGGCCGGCGAGGCCATCGAGTTCATCGCCGTGGAGCCGCAAGCCTGCCCGACCCTGACCAAGGGGCAGTTCCGCTACGACTACGGCGACGTGGCCAAGCTCACGCCCCTGCTCAAGATGCACACCCTCGGCCACGCCTTCATGCCGGCCCCCATCCATGCCGGCGGGCTGCGCTACCACGGCGACGCGCCCATCGTGTGCAATCTGGCCGCCGAAGGGTTGGTGAACGCCCAGGCCTACTACCAGACCGAGTGTTTCGAGGCAGCCAAGCTGTTCCTGCGCACCGAGGGCTTTCTGCCCGCGCCGGAGACCTCCCATGCCATCAAGGGCGCCATCGAGACCGCCAAGAAGGCCAAGCCCGGCGAGTCGGTGGTGTTCCTCTATTCCGGCCATGGCCTCCTCGATCTGGCGTCCTACGACGCCTTTTTGCAGGGCAAACTCTCCGACTTCGCCTATCCCGAAGAGCATATCGCCGAGGCTCTCAAGGCCTGCCCGACCGTCGGGTAA